A stretch of Xenopus laevis strain J_2021 chromosome 8S, Xenopus_laevis_v10.1, whole genome shotgun sequence DNA encodes these proteins:
- the XB5824245.S gene encoding ras-related and estrogen-regulated growth inhibitor-like protein, with protein MVVQIRTSHQPGSTMSETGHQQPKVEANVLVLGAENVGKSALTVRFLTRRFIGEYVGTESIYTHNVTVDGRKTSFGIWDSVCPQNPNAQNCITEDQLRWADGFILVYSICDRNSFSVVRQQLQRIRQIKKRHGPVPVIIVGNKRDLQHHREITSAEGRMLALSSDCGFFEISAAETYHGSLVVFHQLLEAVRENRSSLKKNTGIKGIVRSMSAVFTRRRTE; from the exons ATGGTTGTCCAAATCCGCACTAGCCACCAGCCTGGCAGCACAATGTCTGAGACTGGCCACCAGCAGCCTAAAGTGGAAGCCAATGTCCTGGTGCTGGGGGCAGAGAACGTTGGGAAATCAG CTCTGACCGTCCGCTTCCTCACCCGCAGGTTCATTGGCGAGTACGTTGGCACCG AGTCCATTTACACTCACAATGTGACCGTCGATGGGAGAAAGACGTCTTTCGGCATCTGGGATTCTGTCTGTCCGCAG AACCCCAACGCTCAGAACTGCATCACTGAAGATCAGCTCCGCTGGGCCGACGGCTTCATCCTGGTCTACAGCATCTGCGACCGCAACAGCTTCAGTGTGGTCAGGCAACAACTGCAGAGGATCCGACAGATAAAGAAACGGCACGGCCCAGTGCCAGTCATCATTGTGGGGAACAAAAGAGACCTCCAGCACCACCGAGAGATCACCAGCGCAGAGGGACGCATGCTTGCCCTATCTTCAGACTGTGGCTTCTTCGAGATCTCAGCAGCAGAGACCTATCATGGCTCCCTGGTGGTCTTCCACCAACTGCTGGAGGCGGTGAGAGAGAACAGGAGCTCACTTAAGAAAAACACCGGCATTAAGGGCATTGTACGGAGCATGTCGGCCGTCTTCACCAGGAGAAGGACAGAGTGA